The following nucleotide sequence is from Azospirillum brasilense.
GCGAGCCGGTGCGCCGGGCCAGCGCGTCGGTCAGCGGCGGGATGCCGTCGATGGCGGTGTAGCGCGCCGTGTCCGGCGCCCGCACCTGCTCGGCCAGATGGGCGGTCAGCGCGTCGGCGGGCGGATAGCCGGGCACCGCCTGACAGAGGTCGATCAGCGGCTTGTCCGCCGGAAAGCTGCGGCCCTCGACCCAGCGCCACGCCTCGGCGATGGGCGGGGCTTCCGTGGCGGCGACGAGCGGGTTGACGTCTCTGCGGTCCATTCCCTGATGTCCAGTCTGCGGGGTCCGATTTTCATGGGGCGCCATGGTGAACCGCCCCGCCGGGCTCACGCAAGGGACCAGCGCGGGAAGTCCACGCATGGCAGGCCAAGCGGAGGCAAAGCAGGGGTCAGGCGCCGCCCAGCACCGCGTCCGGCTTGCGGCCCACCAGGGATTCATAGACCTCGGGGTCGGTCGCCCCTTCCGATCCGAAGACCAGCACGCGGGCGTCCGGGGCGAGGCCCAGGCTGGCGCGGGTCGCCGGGTCCGCCGCGGCGCAGAGCAGGCCGGCCAGACCGGCCACGCCGGACTCCCCGCCCACGATGGGCCGCCCGCCGTGCCGCCCCTCGGCCAGCAGGCGCATGGTCGCCACCGCCGCGTCGTCGGGGATGGTCAGGAAATCGTCGGCGCCACGCTCCAGGATCGCCCAGGCCAGCAGGGACACCTCGCCGCAGGCCAGCCCGGCCATCAGCGTTTCCAGATCGCCCTTGGACGGCGTCGGACGGCCGTTGACGGCGCTCTGATACAGGCAGTCGGCGGCGTGCGGCTCCACCACCACGAAGCGCGGGCGCTGGCGGCCCAAGCTTTCCCACAGATGGCCGCAGACGGCGGCGGGCAAGGCCCCAACCCCGCCCTGCACGAAGACGTGGGTCGGGCGCTCGCTGGCCGGAAGCTGGCCGATCGCTTCCTCCACCATCACGGTGTAGCCCTGCATGACGTCGCGCGGGATGTCCATGTAACCGGTGTAGGAGGTGTCTGAGACGACGTGCCGGCCATGCTCCCGCGCGTCCGCCGCCGCCTGCCGCACCGCATCGTCGTAGTTGCCGGCAACGCGGACGACGCGGGCGTCGAAGGACTCGATGGCCTGCTGCCGCCCCTGCGAGCAGTTGCCGGGAATGTAGATGACGCAGCCGCAGCCGAACACCTGCGCGCCCCAGGCGACGGAGCGGCCGTGGTTGCCATCGGTCGCCGTGGTCACCGTGATGCCGCGGGTCACCTTGGCGTAGCGCCCAACCACCAGATCCAGCGCGGTCACCGGCACGCCGGGCACGCGGGCCTGCACCTCGCGCACCAGAAGGCGCAGCACGGCGTAGGCGCCGCCCAGCGCCTTGAAGCTGTGCAGGTTGAAGCGGCTGCTCTCGTCCTTGTACCAGATGCGGTCGATGCCGGCGGCGCGGGCCAGCCCGCTCAGCGAGCGCAGCGGGGTCGGGGCGTAGCCCGGCCAGGCGCCGATCTCGCTCATCGCGTCCTGGAAGGCGGCGCGGCTCAGGATCGCCCGTTCGGCGGACTCGTAGGGTTGGTCCGTGTCGGCACGCGGATTCGAAAAAAGACGCGGGGTGCCAAGCGGCGGCAGGTCGGACATCGTGTTCGCTCTCCAGCGCCGCAAGGACGGCCGCAGCCACGAAAGCATTGCCGGCCACGCCGCGTCAAGCCACGCGCGTTGTCCCCGGACAAAGCGCCGCGAGCTGTGCTAACAGCGCCTCCCCCCGCGGTCCGGTCAGGAAGCCGAAGGCGGCGGGGTTCCCGTTCCTGAAGGAGATGGTTCCGTCGTGACGACCGGTTTCAACACCACCGCCGCCGACCAATTGAAGCAGTTCGCCGACCGCATGGAGCGGTTGATGGACGAGATCGACGGCCTGAAGGCCGACCTGAAGGACCTGCGCAGCGAGGTCAAATCCGCGGGCTTCAACATCAAGGCGCTCGACAAGTTGGTCGCCATCCGCCGCAAGGACGCCGGCGAGCAGGAGGCCGAGTTGCTGAACGACCTGATGCTCTACGCCCACGCCACCGGCACGCCGCTGGACATCGTGGTTCCCGAGCCGACCGAATGACGCCGTAAGGATCGTTGCGAAGCCGCATCATGATTGTTCCGGGAGCGCAACATAACGTTTCGCTCCCGGAACATGTCATTACGAAAACGTATCAAAGCACTAAAACCTTAGCGCTTCCACTCGCGGCTGGATTTCACGAAGTCGGTCAGGGTGACACCGATCTTGTCGTCCACGATGACCACCTCGCCGCGGGCGACGAGGACGCCCTCCACATACACGTCGGTCGGGTCCTTCAGGTGCCGGTCCAGTTCCACGACGGCGCCGCGGCCCAGCTTCAGCAGGTCGCGGACGCGCAGCATGGCGGTGCCGATGACCACCTTGATCTCGACCGGCGCGTCCCCGATGGCGAAGGCATCGCTGCTCATGTCGTCGGACGAGCCGGCGCCCAGCAGATCGTCGATGTTGGCCATGCCGCACTCCTTCGCCTGGATCACAAGACCCTTCAACCGACAAGAGTTACCGCACCGGGCGCGCCGGGGCAACGGCGACCGTCGCGACACCCTGCGACAAGGATAGGATACAACAGTGCAGATTTGGTTTTCCTGCGCCGCCTTGTGTTGATACCCTGCCCTCCCGACGTGAAACCAGCCGCGAAGGCAGAGCCATGACGACCGATTCCCATCGCCCGCTGGTCGACAGCGCCTGGCTGAAGGGTGCCCTCGACCGCCCCGACCTCGTGGTTCTGGACATGCGCACGCCGCCGTTGGGCGGCTTCATCCCCGGTTCGATCCATTCCGACTACGCCAAGGCCGGCTGGCGGGCGACGGTGGACGGCGTTCCGGGCCTGCTGCCCGACGCCGCCGTTCTGGAAGGGCTGATCGGCGGGTTGGGAATCGGCAACGGCGACCACGTCGTGCTGGTCGCCAGCGGCCTGAGCGCCGCCGACATGGGGAACGCGACGCGCGTCTATTGGACCTTCAAGACGCTGGGCCATGACCGCGTGTCGGTGCTGGACGGCGGCTTCGCCGCCTGGACCGACGCCGGCAATCCCGTCGCCACGACCGCCGCCGCCCGTCCTGCCGCCACCTTCACCGCGGCCCCCCGCGAGGACTTGCGCGCGCCCCTGCCCGTGGTCGCGGCGGCGGTGGCCGGCGGAGCCGTCCCGCTGCTGGACGCCCGCTCCGCCGAGCAGTTCGAGGGCAAGGCCAAGAGCCCGCAGGCCCGTGTTCCGGGCACGCTCCCGGGGGCGCTGCCGTTCGACAGCAGTTCCTTCTATTCCGCCGCCGAGAAGCGCTTCCTCCCCACCGACGCGGTGAAGGCGCTGGCGGAGCGGGCCGGGACCGGCGACGCGACGATCACCTTCTGCAACACCGGCCACCTCGCCTCGGTGTCCTGGTTCGCGCTGAGCGAGGTGGCGGGGATCGACGGGGTCCGCCTCTATGACGGGTCGATGTCGGAATGGACCGCCGACCCGGCCCGCCCTGTCAAGAACGGGCCGTCGGCGTAGGCATCAGACGCTCTTGCGACGCCGGCGGAACCGCCCGAGATCCGACCGGCGCAGCAGGCCCAGCGCGACCGCCAGCACCGCGTAGACCAGCAGGCCGGCAAGGCCGAGCAACACCAGCCCGCCCAGCCGCTCGAACAGCCCATGGGCGGTCAGCCAGGACGACAGCTGGGTCTGCACCAGCCACAGCGTGCCGCCCATGGCGAGCGCCGCGATGGCCATGCGCGGCAGGTTGCGCAGCAGCCGGGCATCGGCCTTGAACAGCCCGCGCCGGGTCAGCAGCCACGCCAGCAGCCCGGCGTTGACCCAGGCGGCGACGGAGGTCGCCACCGCCAGCCCGACCTGGGCCAGCGGCCCCATCAGAGCCAGCTTCAGCGCCACGTTGACCGCCGTCGCGGCCAGCGCCACCCGCACCGGGGTCGCCGTGTCGTGCCGGGCGTAGAAGCCGTTCACGAGGCTGCGGATCACCACGAAGGCCGGCAGGCCCAGAGCGTAGGCCTGCAGGGTGGCGGCGGACTGCGCGGCGTCGGTCGGACCGAAGGCGCCGTGCTGGAACAGCACCGACACGATGGGCAGGCCGGCGACCAGGAAGGCGGCGGCGGCCGGCAGGGTCAGAACCAGCGACAACTCCACCGCCCGGTTCTGGCTCTCCACCGCGCCGGGCTCGTCGCCGCCCTTGATGCGCCGGGCCATTTCCGGAAGCAGAACGGTTCCCACCGCGATCCCGATGACGCCCAGCGGCAACTGGTTCAGCCGGTCCGCGTAATAGAGGTAGGACACCGCCCCGGTGGGCAGCAGCGAGGCGATCAGCGTGTCAACGAACAGGTTGATCTGCGTCAGGCCGGACCCCAGCGCCGCCGGCCCCAACACGGTCAGGAACCGCTTCACGTCCGGCGTCAGGCGCGGCCAGGGCAGACGCAGCCCCATCCCGGCGCGGCTGGCCTCCCAGTAGAGATAGAGGAACTGCGCCAGCCCAGCGGCGAAGACGCCCCAGGACAGGGCGTGGCCGACCGTGGGCAGCAGCGGCGCGGCCAGCACCATCGCCGCGATCAGGCACAGATTCAGCAGGATCGGCGCCGCCGCCGCCGCCCCGAACCGCCCCATGCTGTTGAGCACGCCGGCCAGCAGCGATTCCAGCGAGATGAACAGCAGGTACGGGAAGGTGATGCTTGTGAAGAGGACGGCCAGCCGGAACTTCTCCGGCTCGTCGGAGAAGCCCGGCGCGAAGACGGTCATGAACTGCGGCATGATCGCCAGGATGCCGGCCAGGAACAGCAACTGCACCGCCAGCAGCAGGCTCATCACCTCCTCGGCGAAGCGCTTGGCGGCGGCCTGCCCGTCCTGCACCAGCTTGGCGGAGAACAGCGGCACGAAGGCCGAGTTGAAGGCCCCCTCCGCGAACAGGGCGCGGAAATGGTTGGGCAGCCGGAACGCCACGAAGAAGGCGTCGGCCACCGGCCCGGCGCCGAGCAGCGCTGCGGTCAGGACGTCGCGCAGAAAGCCAAGGACGCGGCTGACCAGCGTCAGCCCGCCGACGGACAGGATGTTGCGGAGCACGGTGCGTACGGGTCCTCTGATGGGCGGCGCCATCCTAGCGGTTTCCCCGCCCGCGTCACGCCTTTCGGCATGCCGGCCCGTGTGGAATTTGAAGGCGGTGGACGGAAACGGTCTGCTAGGATCGCCGCCCACCCATTGCCCCATCCCCCACCTTCAGACAAGCGGAACGTCCATGGCCCAGGGTCTTCCCCTCACCTATCTGGAAGCCGGCGAAGCGAACGGCGGCACCCCCCTGCTGGTCCTGCACGGCCTGTTCGGGTCGGCGCGCAACTGGCAGACCCTGGCGAAGCGCTTCGCGGAGCGGCACCGGGTCTACGCCCTGGACCTGCGCAACCACGGCGGCGCCCCCTGGTCGGACGAGATGACCTACCCGGCAATGGCCGCGGACGTGCTGCGCTTCCTCGACGACCGCGGCTTTGCGCGGGCGTCGGTGGTCGGTCACTCCATGGGCGGCAAGGTGGCGATGACCCTGGCGCTGAACCATCCCGACCGGGTGGAGCGTCTGGCGGTGGCCGACATCGCGCCGGTCGCCTACACCCACACCCACGCCCCCTTCGTGGCGGCGATGAAGCAGGCCAAGCTGGAAGGCTGCACCCGCCGGTCGGAGGTCGAGGCGCAGTTGGTCGATGCGGTGCCGGAAGCCCCCCTGCGCTCCTTCCTGTTGCAGAATCTCGTTCTGGAGCAGGGGTCGTTTCACTGGCGGATCAACCTCGACGCCATCGGCGCCCGCATGAGCGACCTGATCGGCTTCCCGGATCTGGGCGACGCCCGCTACGACGGCCCCACCCTGTTCATCGGGGGCACCCGGTCCGACTACATCGTGCCGGACAACCACGCGGCCATCCGCCGCCACTTCCCGAAGGCCGCCATCGAGATGATCGAGGGCGCCGGCCACTGGCTGCACGCCGAACGCCCCCAGGAGTTCGCGGCGCTGGTCGAAGCCTTCGCGTAACGTCTTCAGCCGGCAAAAAGAAACGGGGGCCGCGAAGGCCCCCGTTCTCACATGCTGGCGATGCTCATTCCTGTCAGAGCGCGCCCTGACGGGCGCCGGTCTTGGCGGCCGGACCGGAGGACTGGTTGAAGGCGTCGCGCAGATAGGGCGACAGCGCCTGCCGCATCGTGCGCAGCCACTCGTGGATGATGATCAGCGAGCGGGAGGCGACCGGCGGGGTCATACCCAGCTTCACCAGATCCTCGCGGGTCATCTGCGCCACCTCGTCGATGCGGTGGCCGGTCAGGCGGGCCCAGGCCGGGGGCCGTGCAGGGCGCCATGGAGATGACCTCCACGCCCTCGCGCTCGACCATCTCCGCCTTGCGGCGGGCGTACTGGCTGTCGTCGAGCTGCGAGAAGGGACCGGAGAAACCGTTCTCGACCAGAACGCGCTTGGCCTTCGGGGCGATGGTGGCGATGCGCTCCAGCGTGTTCATGCCGGTGGACAGCGAAGCCAGATCGACGGTGACCGGCACCATGAAGGTCAGCCGCTCGCCCTCGCCGACATAGTAGTCGAAGCCCGATACCTCAGCCCAGTTGAAGAACCACTGGGAGATGTTGCCGCCGAAATCGAAGAGGCGCCCGCCGCGCTGCAACTCCGGACCAATCTGGTCCCAGAACTCGTAGAAGCCGTCGCCCGAGCCCATCATGTTCATGAAGTCCTGGGTGATGCGACGGTGCTCCACCACTTCCGGGCCGAACAGGCGGTTCAGGCGCTCGTTCACCTCATATTCGACGACCTTGAGCTGAAGGCCTTCGAGCATGGCGGTGGCCATCAGGTGGTGAGACAGCAGCGTCTTGCCGACGCCACCGCGGTCGTTGAGAACGAAGATGGTGCCCAGCATGCGATCGCCTTTCCAGGGTCTGTTCGTTGTCGAATTTTGAGGTGTTGAAACGTTAAGGTCCGGAGCTTTGGGAAGCGGAGCCTGTATGGCGGAGACGCCCGGAACCGGTGTTGGAGTCGCGTCCTCCGGCGCACCGGCGGACTCCGGTTCCGGAGCGGGGATCGGCTCCGGTTCAGGATCGGGAGGGAGTTCCGGGTCCGGCACGGCGGCTTCCGACAAACCATCGGTCGCGCGATCCGCCATGTCCGGTTCGGCCGGTTCCGGTTCGGCCGGTTCCGGTTCGGCCGGTTCCGGTTCCGGTTCCGGTTCCGGCTCAAGCGCCGCATCCTCGCCGTCCGCCGACTGTCCAGCGGCCAGGGCAGCGCGGTGCACCGCGTCCAGAGTCTCGCGCGGGGTCGTCCCACCCGCATTCTCCCCGTCCGCAGCTCCGTCGCGTCCCTCATTCCCCACGAGGAAGAAGGCGGAGCGCAGGGTGACGGGCGAGATCGGCTGGTTGTCGCGGGCGGTAACGCCCAGCTTCGCCAGAACGTCGGAGATGTCCGCCCATGACAGGCCGCGCTCGCGCATCAGGCCGATGTCGGCGTAGCTTTCGCGGACGGCCTGCATGGCCGAGCGGTTTCCAGTCGGACGATCGGCAAGGAGCCGTTCCAGTTCCGCGCGATCAATCGACACCGTGAGTACCCGGCATGCGTGGTTCTGGGGAGGGGTGGGTAGGATTTGTGATACCGCAGGATTCCGTTCCCCCCGGTGCGGAAAAAATAGTACAAGCGATTGGGGTGCGCAAACGGTTTCCAACCATGTTCAACCGCATTAAACCTGTGACACGGCAACCTTCCTTGGTCTCCATCAGGATTGCAGGATAGGGCCCGGCGTTTGGCGAAGATGCCCTATGATTTCCGATCGCAGGATCAGCGGACCGCCGACTCCGGGCGGACGCCGGGGACTCCCATCGGCTTCCACGAGTTGCGCCAAGCCTGCGAGATTTCGGCCCTTCGGGAGGATCTTGAGCGCGTCCTCCAGGACACCGGCGCCCTGCGCGACAGCATCGAGGACGCAGTGGAGCAGGTTCGCCAGCGCTTCGCCGCCCTGACGGCGGAGGAGTTGGCGAACTCCGAGACGATGGCGCCGCTGCTCCAGTTCGCGGTGTCCACTCTGCTGTCCATCCGCGACGAGGCGCGGCGCATCAACACCCAGACCGGCCCGGTGGACGATGACGACCGCCCGACGCGGGCCGTCGCCGAACCGCGTCCCCCGTCTGCCACCGGGTCTCCGGCAGCACCGCCATCCTCGCCGCAGACTTCCTCCCCCCAGACCGCGCCCCAAACCTACGCGCCGCCGCCGTCCGACGAGCCGGCCCCGTCCTTCGCCTCCGAACCGGCGCGCGAGGTCTCGCCGCCACCACCGGTGGCTCCGGCGCCCGTCTTGTCGCCCTTCGTGCCGCGCGCGCCGGCCCCGGCGCCGCAGCGCCCGGCGGCGCCGGACCCCGTTCCCGACGCGCCGCTGGCTCCCTCCTGGCTCTCGCCCCTGTCCGGTCGCAAGGGGAGCTCCGGAGCCAACGGCACCGCTCCCCGCAGTGGAAACGTGGACTGGCTGAGCCGACCCAAACGCTGACTCCTCCTTCGCCGCATTGTTGCGGGAAGGTCGCACCTCGTTCGAACGCACCCACGTCACACCGATTTTCCTTGAACTCCGAAATGGGTGCGGCTACCACTTTATTTGGTAAATGAATCTTTACCAACAACACCTGCGGCGACGCATAGGGGTGGTGGTCATGACACGGGACGATGTGGACACGCTGGCACGACCGGCGTCCAGCCTGGAATGGCGGCACCGCTGCGGCCCGGCCGCCCAGGCCGACCGGACGGAATCCAACCGAACAGAATCACCCCGACGCGCGACCCAAGCGGCGGTCGCCCCCTGCGGCTGCTGATCGTGGAGGACGAATCCCTGGCCGCCGAGGCGGTGGGCATGGCCGCCATGGATCTCGGCCACATCGTCTGCGGCACCGCACGCACGGAAGAGGAGGCGGTGGCCATCGCCGGGCGCGAGCGTCCCGACGTGGCGCTGATGGACGTGCGGCTGGCCGGCGGCGACGGGATCGAAGCGGCGCGGCGTCTGCGCGCCAACTACGGCGTCCGCTCGATCTTCCTGTCCGGCTACGCCAACCATGCGATCATGGCCCGCATCACCGAGACCTACCCGCTGGGCGTGGTCAACAAACCCTATTCGCTCGCCCAGCTGAAATTGGCTCTGGACCTCGCGGCGCGGCGCCTGCACGGCCCGCGCGGCTGATACCATCCCGCTTCGCCAAACAAGGAAGGGCGGCCTCCCCCATGGGAAGCCGCCCTTTCCTTTTCAGAACCATCGCGGAGCTTGCGGCTCCTTACTCTTGGCCCCTTACTCCTGAATGAACGCTTTCACGTAGGAGTGCGACAGGGGGCTGCACCAGATAGTCGAGCGGGGTGCGGGCGGACAGCAGGATGCGCGCCTCCACCGGCATGCCCGGCTTGATCGTCAGGTTGTGGACCTGATGGGAGTCGCTGTCCTTCAGCTTGATCCGCGCGATGTAGGACTCCTGCCGGGTGATCGGGTCCATCACGCGGTCGGCCGAGACGTAGGTCACCGTGCCATCCAGCGAGCCGACGACGCGGCTGTCATAGGCGGTCAACTGCACCTTCACCGGCAGATCGACGGTCAGCGACTTGATGTCCTTCGGCTGGACCTTCACCTCGGCCAGCAGGGCGCGGCCATCCGGGATGATGTCCAGGATCGGCTCGT
It contains:
- a CDS encoding diaminopropionate ammonia-lyase, which produces MSDLPPLGTPRLFSNPRADTDQPYESAERAILSRAAFQDAMSEIGAWPGYAPTPLRSLSGLARAAGIDRIWYKDESSRFNLHSFKALGGAYAVLRLLVREVQARVPGVPVTALDLVVGRYAKVTRGITVTTATDGNHGRSVAWGAQVFGCGCVIYIPGNCSQGRQQAIESFDARVVRVAGNYDDAVRQAAADAREHGRHVVSDTSYTGYMDIPRDVMQGYTVMVEEAIGQLPASERPTHVFVQGGVGALPAAVCGHLWESLGRQRPRFVVVEPHAADCLYQSAVNGRPTPSKGDLETLMAGLACGEVSLLAWAILERGADDFLTIPDDAAVATMRLLAEGRHGGRPIVGGESGVAGLAGLLCAAADPATRASLGLAPDARVLVFGSEGATDPEVYESLVGRKPDAVLGGA
- a CDS encoding DUF2312 domain-containing protein gives rise to the protein MTTGFNTTAADQLKQFADRMERLMDEIDGLKADLKDLRSEVKSAGFNIKALDKLVAIRRKDAGEQEAELLNDLMLYAHATGTPLDIVVPEPTE
- the fliN gene encoding flagellar motor switch protein FliN, with amino-acid sequence MANIDDLLGAGSSDDMSSDAFAIGDAPVEIKVVIGTAMLRVRDLLKLGRGAVVELDRHLKDPTDVYVEGVLVARGEVVIVDDKIGVTLTDFVKSSREWKR
- a CDS encoding sulfurtransferase codes for the protein MTTDSHRPLVDSAWLKGALDRPDLVVLDMRTPPLGGFIPGSIHSDYAKAGWRATVDGVPGLLPDAAVLEGLIGGLGIGNGDHVVLVASGLSAADMGNATRVYWTFKTLGHDRVSVLDGGFAAWTDAGNPVATTAAARPAATFTAAPREDLRAPLPVVAAAVAGGAVPLLDARSAEQFEGKAKSPQARVPGTLPGALPFDSSSFYSAAEKRFLPTDAVKALAERAGTGDATITFCNTGHLASVSWFALSEVAGIDGVRLYDGSMSEWTADPARPVKNGPSA
- the murJ gene encoding murein biosynthesis integral membrane protein MurJ — protein: MLRNILSVGGLTLVSRVLGFLRDVLTAALLGAGPVADAFFVAFRLPNHFRALFAEGAFNSAFVPLFSAKLVQDGQAAAKRFAEEVMSLLLAVQLLFLAGILAIMPQFMTVFAPGFSDEPEKFRLAVLFTSITFPYLLFISLESLLAGVLNSMGRFGAAAAAPILLNLCLIAAMVLAAPLLPTVGHALSWGVFAAGLAQFLYLYWEASRAGMGLRLPWPRLTPDVKRFLTVLGPAALGSGLTQINLFVDTLIASLLPTGAVSYLYYADRLNQLPLGVIGIAVGTVLLPEMARRIKGGDEPGAVESQNRAVELSLVLTLPAAAAFLVAGLPIVSVLFQHGAFGPTDAAQSAATLQAYALGLPAFVVIRSLVNGFYARHDTATPVRVALAATAVNVALKLALMGPLAQVGLAVATSVAAWVNAGLLAWLLTRRGLFKADARLLRNLPRMAIAALAMGGTLWLVQTQLSSWLTAHGLFERLGGLVLLGLAGLLVYAVLAVALGLLRRSDLGRFRRRRKSV
- a CDS encoding alpha/beta fold hydrolase, which codes for MAQGLPLTYLEAGEANGGTPLLVLHGLFGSARNWQTLAKRFAERHRVYALDLRNHGGAPWSDEMTYPAMAADVLRFLDDRGFARASVVGHSMGGKVAMTLALNHPDRVERLAVADIAPVAYTHTHAPFVAAMKQAKLEGCTRRSEVEAQLVDAVPEAPLRSFLLQNLVLEQGSFHWRINLDAIGARMSDLIGFPDLGDARYDGPTLFIGGTRSDYIVPDNHAAIRRHFPKAAIEMIEGAGHWLHAERPQEFAALVEAFA
- a CDS encoding response regulator — protein: MEDESLAAEAVGMAAMDLGHIVCGTARTEEEAVAIAGRERPDVALMDVRLAGGDGIEAARRLRANYGVRSIFLSGYANHAIMARITETYPLGVVNKPYSLAQLKLALDLAARRLHGPRG